Proteins from one Deinococcus sp. AB2017081 genomic window:
- the ntrB gene encoding nitrate ABC transporter permease yields MTITQSAAPTPAPRPRVNVRAPLQSLGFFLLGLGLLTLVYVLLSTLRSDLPKLGEIGAALYTLFRDPWYNRGPNDQGILNLLYSSLQRVFSGFALGALVAIPLGVVMGSVPGFRKALDPIVQLLRPVSPLAWFPIGLVLFKSAEPATVFIIFITALWPTVINTAFGVSGVPQDFKNVARVFQFTPTQYIFRVLMPYALPHIVTGLRISFGIAWMVIVAAEMLSGKSGIGFYVWDAWNALNLPNVVSAILIIGVTGFLFDRLFNVLEKKVSYV; encoded by the coding sequence ATGACCATCACCCAGAGTGCCGCCCCCACCCCGGCCCCCCGCCCCCGCGTGAACGTGAGAGCTCCCCTGCAGTCCCTGGGTTTCTTCCTGCTGGGCCTGGGCCTGCTGACGCTGGTGTACGTCCTCCTGAGCACGCTGCGCAGCGACCTGCCGAAACTGGGCGAGATCGGCGCGGCGCTGTACACCCTGTTCCGCGACCCGTGGTACAACCGCGGCCCCAACGACCAGGGCATCCTGAACCTGCTGTACTCGTCGCTGCAGCGCGTGTTCTCCGGCTTCGCGCTGGGCGCGCTGGTCGCCATCCCGCTGGGCGTGGTCATGGGCAGCGTGCCGGGCTTCCGCAAGGCGCTCGACCCCATCGTGCAGCTGCTGCGCCCGGTGTCGCCGCTGGCGTGGTTCCCGATCGGGCTGGTGCTGTTCAAGTCCGCCGAGCCGGCCACGGTGTTCATCATCTTCATCACGGCGCTGTGGCCCACCGTGATCAACACGGCCTTCGGCGTGAGCGGCGTGCCGCAGGACTTCAAGAACGTCGCCCGCGTGTTCCAGTTCACGCCCACGCAGTACATCTTCCGCGTGCTGATGCCCTACGCCCTGCCGCACATCGTGACGGGCCTGCGGATCTCGTTCGGGATCGCGTGGATGGTCATCGTGGCCGCCGAGATGCTCAGCGGCAAGAGCGGCATCGGCTTCTACGTGTGGGACGCGTGGAACGCCCTGAACCTCCCGAACGTCGTGAGCGCCATCCTGATCATCGGCGTGACCGGGTTCCTGTTCGACCGGCTGTTCAACGTGCTGGAGAAGAAGGTGTCGTATGTCTGA
- a CDS encoding MFS transporter, with protein MTTPAPTALPLTQGARRVVTFATLGFTLMFAVWVMFAIVGLPIRKELGLTDAQFTLLTAIPVLTGSLLRLPAGIWADRYGGKTIFLGNLLITAAFALALSFASGYNLLLALALGVGLAGVSFAVGNAWIAQWVPTARQGLALGTFGAGNAGASITKLAAPALITLVPAGLLIPGGWHFVPFVFAILLVLCAAATARLTPPDAVQHSERTLADWLQPLARAQVWRFGLYYVVFFGAYVAYSLFLPKYYVDHYGIPLAQAGLLTALFIFPASLLRPLGGYLSDRFGPRAVTVASFGIMLVGLLPLMRELPVTPFMLLTTVVGVGMGVGKASTYTLVARWNPGQMGVVGGLVGLLGGLGGFFLPLIFAALKPSVGAQTAFIVLFALTLGAGVVFVANMLRLKVLGRNPTLATPA; from the coding sequence ATGACGACCCCCGCCCCCACTGCCCTGCCGCTGACCCAAGGTGCCCGCCGGGTCGTGACCTTCGCCACCCTGGGCTTCACGCTGATGTTCGCCGTGTGGGTCATGTTCGCCATCGTGGGCCTGCCCATCCGCAAGGAACTGGGCCTGACGGACGCGCAGTTCACGCTGCTCACCGCCATTCCCGTCCTGACCGGGTCGCTGCTGCGCCTGCCCGCCGGCATCTGGGCCGACCGCTACGGCGGCAAGACGATCTTCCTGGGCAACCTGCTCATCACCGCGGCCTTCGCCCTCGCGCTGTCGTTCGCCAGCGGCTACAACCTCCTGCTCGCCCTGGCGCTCGGCGTGGGCCTCGCCGGCGTGAGCTTCGCGGTCGGCAACGCGTGGATCGCGCAGTGGGTGCCCACCGCCCGCCAGGGCCTCGCGCTGGGCACCTTCGGCGCGGGCAACGCCGGCGCGAGCATCACCAAGCTCGCCGCGCCCGCCCTGATCACGCTGGTGCCCGCCGGCCTGCTGATTCCCGGCGGGTGGCACTTCGTGCCGTTCGTGTTCGCGATCCTGCTCGTGCTGTGCGCCGCTGCCACCGCCCGCCTCACCCCGCCCGACGCCGTGCAGCACAGCGAGCGCACCCTGGCCGACTGGCTGCAGCCACTGGCGCGCGCGCAGGTGTGGCGCTTCGGGCTGTACTACGTGGTGTTCTTCGGCGCGTACGTCGCATACTCCCTCTTCCTGCCCAAGTACTACGTCGACCACTACGGCATCCCGCTCGCGCAGGCGGGCCTGCTGACCGCGCTGTTCATCTTCCCCGCGAGCCTGCTGCGCCCCCTGGGCGGGTACCTGTCCGACCGCTTCGGGCCGCGTGCCGTCACGGTCGCGTCCTTCGGGATCATGCTCGTGGGCCTGCTGCCCCTGATGCGCGAGCTGCCCGTCACGCCGTTCATGCTGCTCACCACCGTCGTCGGCGTCGGCATGGGCGTCGGCAAGGCCAGCACGTACACGCTGGTCGCCCGCTGGAACCCCGGCCAGATGGGCGTGGTGGGCGGTCTCGTGGGCCTGCTCGGCGGCCTGGGCGGCTTCTTCCTCCCGCTGATCTTCGCGGCGCTCAAGCCCAGCGTCGGCGCGCAGACCGCGTTCATCGTGCTCTTCGCCCTGACGCTCGGCGCAGGCGTGGTCTTCGTGGCGAACATGCTGCGCCTCAAGGTGCTCGGCCGCAACCCCACCCTCGCCACGCCCGCCTGA
- the nirB gene encoding nitrite reductase large subunit NirB — protein sequence MTNTPNPAPHRPHVVVIGNGMVGHRLVDQLRAHADATALHITVISEEPRLAYDRVHLSSHFDDPRPDLALATEDGYAEQGVTVVYGKAEHVDVTGRTVTVAGRVLDYDAAVFATGSFPFVPPVPGRDAAGVFVYRTLDDLDAIREAATHAKTGTVIGGGLLGLEAAGALRKLGLETHVVEFAPHLMPAQLDPEGGATLKRTIEAMGIGVHVSRATTQLTVDAAGGVSGLDFADGTHLDTDLLVFSAGIRPRDDLARAAGLTVGERGGIQIDDTGRTSDPHVYAVGECALHDGRVYGLVAPGYQMAKVAAANILRSVGVLDGEPLHFRGADLSTKLKLLGVEVGSFGDAKGATPDSRTVSLSDNVRGTYSKLVLSADGKAVLGGLLVGDTSRYSDLLDLTLSGTTLTVPPETLIVPPLPGGAVMTSADALVCSCENVRASALCAAIGDGARDVASLKTCTGAGTGCGGCVPSMHGLLQSELRRLGETVTNHVCEHYPYSRQELFDVIRVKGHTTWDEVLAAHGTGLGCEICKPAVGSILASLHNDLIVKPEHAPLQDTNDAFLANIQKNGTYSVMPRVPGGEITAEGLIAIGAVAKRFGLYCKITGGQRIDLLGAHRDDLPAIWEELIAAGFESGHAYGKSLRTVKSCVGSTWCRYGVQDSTSLAVRLELRYRGLRSPHKLKSGVSGCTRECAEARSKDFGIIATEKGWNVYVGGNGGVTPKHAVLLASDLSENEVITLLDRYLMFYVRTADRLQRTSTWLENLEGGLDYLRSVIIDDRLGLCAELDAEMARHVGTYQDEWAAAVADPAIRARFRTFVNSDARDDGIQWVDERGQIRPASLHELVPLPMAGGDD from the coding sequence ATGACGAACACCCCCAACCCAGCTCCGCACCGCCCGCACGTTGTGGTGATCGGCAACGGCATGGTCGGCCACCGCCTGGTCGACCAGCTGCGCGCCCACGCCGACGCGACCGCCCTGCACATCACCGTGATCAGCGAGGAACCCCGCCTCGCCTACGACCGCGTGCACCTCTCCTCACACTTCGACGACCCCCGCCCCGACCTGGCGCTGGCCACCGAGGACGGCTACGCCGAGCAGGGCGTGACGGTCGTGTACGGAAAGGCCGAGCACGTCGACGTGACCGGCCGCACCGTGACCGTCGCCGGGCGCGTGCTCGACTACGACGCGGCCGTGTTCGCCACCGGCTCGTTCCCCTTCGTGCCGCCCGTGCCCGGCCGGGACGCGGCGGGCGTGTTCGTGTACCGCACCCTCGACGACCTCGACGCGATCCGGGAGGCCGCCACGCACGCGAAGACCGGCACGGTCATCGGCGGCGGCCTGCTCGGCCTGGAGGCCGCCGGGGCGCTGCGCAAGCTGGGCCTGGAGACGCACGTCGTGGAGTTCGCGCCGCACCTGATGCCCGCGCAGCTCGACCCCGAGGGCGGCGCGACACTGAAGCGCACCATCGAGGCCATGGGCATCGGCGTGCACGTCAGCAGGGCCACCACGCAGCTCACGGTGGACGCCGCCGGGGGCGTGTCCGGCCTGGACTTCGCCGACGGCACGCACCTCGACACGGATCTGCTGGTCTTCTCGGCCGGCATCCGCCCGCGCGACGACCTCGCCCGCGCCGCCGGCCTGACCGTGGGCGAGCGCGGCGGGATCCAGATCGACGACACGGGCCGCACCAGTGACCCGCACGTGTACGCGGTGGGCGAGTGCGCCCTGCACGACGGGCGCGTGTATGGCCTCGTGGCCCCCGGCTACCAGATGGCGAAGGTGGCGGCCGCGAACATCCTGCGCAGCGTGGGCGTGCTGGACGGCGAGCCGCTGCACTTCCGCGGGGCCGACCTGTCCACCAAGCTCAAACTGCTGGGCGTGGAGGTCGGCTCCTTCGGCGACGCGAAGGGCGCGACGCCAGACTCCCGCACGGTCAGCCTGAGCGACAACGTGCGCGGTACGTACTCCAAGCTGGTGCTGTCGGCCGATGGCAAGGCGGTGCTGGGCGGCCTGCTGGTGGGCGACACTTCCCGCTACAGCGACCTGCTCGACCTGACGCTGTCCGGCACGACCCTGACCGTGCCGCCCGAGACGCTGATCGTGCCGCCGCTGCCCGGCGGGGCCGTCATGACGTCCGCCGACGCGCTGGTGTGCTCGTGCGAGAACGTCCGCGCCAGCGCCCTGTGCGCCGCGATCGGTGACGGCGCGCGCGACGTGGCGAGCCTGAAGACGTGCACCGGCGCGGGCACCGGCTGCGGCGGCTGCGTGCCCAGCATGCACGGCCTGCTGCAGAGTGAACTGCGCCGCCTGGGCGAGACGGTCACGAACCACGTGTGCGAGCACTACCCGTACTCCCGGCAGGAACTGTTCGACGTGATCCGCGTGAAGGGGCACACCACCTGGGACGAGGTGCTCGCCGCGCACGGCACCGGCCTGGGCTGCGAGATCTGCAAGCCCGCGGTGGGCAGCATCCTGGCGAGCCTGCACAACGACCTCATCGTGAAGCCCGAACATGCGCCGCTGCAGGACACCAACGACGCGTTCCTGGCGAACATCCAGAAGAACGGCACGTACTCGGTCATGCCGCGCGTGCCGGGCGGCGAGATCACCGCCGAGGGCCTGATCGCCATCGGGGCGGTCGCCAAACGCTTCGGGCTGTACTGCAAGATCACCGGCGGGCAGCGCATCGACCTGCTCGGCGCGCACCGCGACGACCTCCCGGCCATCTGGGAGGAACTCATCGCGGCGGGCTTCGAGAGCGGGCACGCGTACGGCAAGAGCCTGCGCACCGTCAAGAGCTGCGTCGGCAGCACGTGGTGCCGCTACGGCGTGCAGGACTCCACCTCCCTCGCCGTGCGGCTGGAGCTGCGCTACCGCGGCCTGCGCAGCCCGCACAAGCTCAAGAGCGGCGTGTCCGGCTGCACCCGCGAGTGCGCCGAGGCCCGCAGCAAGGACTTCGGCATCATCGCCACCGAGAAGGGCTGGAACGTGTACGTGGGCGGCAACGGCGGCGTGACGCCCAAGCACGCCGTGCTGCTCGCCAGCGACCTGAGCGAGAACGAGGTCATCACGCTGCTCGACCGCTACCTGATGTTCTACGTGCGCACCGCCGACCGCCTGCAGCGCACCAGCACGTGGCTGGAGAACCTCGAGGGCGGCCTGGACTACCTGCGCAGTGTGATCATCGACGACCGCCTGGGCCTGTGCGCCGAGCTCGACGCCGAGATGGCGCGGCACGTCGGCACGTACCAGGACGAGTGGGCCGCGGCGGTCGCCGACCCCGCCATCCGCGCCCGCTTCCGCACCTTCGTGAACTCGGATGCCCGCGACGACGGCATCCAGTGGGTCGACGAGCGCGGCCAGATCCGCCCCGCCTCCCTGCATGAACTCGTCCCGCTGCCGATGGCCGGCGGCGACGACTGA
- a CDS encoding CmpA/NrtA family ABC transporter substrate-binding protein produces the protein MSDRRTFLKLAAKTAAVTAASTMLPRFNIASAQSRPINIGFIPLTDCASVVMAQELGYFKKYGVTVNILKQASWANTRDSLLSGDLHAAHCLFSLPLSVYSGIGGPAGRELPIAMVINNNGQAITLENTFKAAGGDPKAAGEIIRKLIAQGKAPTFAMTFPDGTHDIWLRYWLAHAGVPQGKVGIITVPPPQMVANMKVGNMDGFCVGEPWGGVAVEQGIGFTHVTTQQMWRNHPEKALVLNKEFSARKDEVKAVMRAVLDASAWLDSLPNRRQAAKVISASRYVNAPADVIQDRLEGKYEMGGSIGTRQFLGDQMMFSRSGQTSMPRHAHAMWFLAQYARFGLVKQAPDYEAVADKLLMTDLYREVAKEAGLKLPTDDMAKIKTTLDGLTFDPKRPADFVRAHPIPV, from the coding sequence ATGAGCGACCGCCGCACCTTCCTGAAACTCGCCGCCAAGACCGCCGCCGTGACTGCTGCCAGCACCATGCTGCCCCGCTTCAACATCGCGTCCGCGCAGAGCCGGCCCATCAACATCGGGTTCATCCCGCTCACCGACTGCGCGAGCGTCGTCATGGCCCAGGAACTCGGGTACTTCAAGAAATACGGCGTGACCGTCAATATCCTCAAGCAGGCGTCGTGGGCGAACACCCGCGACAGCCTGCTCAGCGGCGACCTGCACGCCGCCCACTGCCTGTTCAGCCTGCCGCTGAGTGTGTACAGCGGCATCGGCGGCCCTGCCGGGCGGGAACTGCCGATCGCCATGGTCATCAACAACAACGGGCAGGCCATCACGCTGGAGAACACCTTCAAGGCGGCCGGCGGCGACCCCAAGGCCGCGGGGGAGATCATCCGCAAACTGATCGCCCAGGGGAAAGCGCCTACCTTCGCCATGACCTTTCCCGATGGCACGCACGACATCTGGCTGCGCTACTGGCTGGCGCACGCGGGCGTCCCGCAGGGCAAGGTCGGGATCATCACCGTGCCGCCCCCGCAGATGGTCGCGAACATGAAAGTCGGGAACATGGACGGCTTCTGCGTCGGGGAACCGTGGGGCGGCGTGGCCGTCGAGCAGGGCATCGGGTTCACGCACGTGACCACGCAGCAGATGTGGCGCAACCACCCCGAGAAGGCCCTGGTGCTGAACAAGGAGTTCAGCGCCCGCAAGGACGAGGTCAAGGCGGTCATGCGCGCCGTGCTGGACGCCAGCGCGTGGCTGGACTCGCTGCCCAACCGCCGGCAGGCCGCCAAGGTCATCAGCGCCAGCCGCTACGTGAACGCCCCCGCCGACGTCATCCAGGATCGCCTGGAGGGCAAGTACGAGATGGGCGGCAGCATCGGCACGCGGCAGTTCCTGGGCGACCAGATGATGTTCTCCCGCAGCGGTCAGACCAGCATGCCCCGCCACGCGCACGCCATGTGGTTCCTCGCGCAGTACGCGCGCTTCGGTCTGGTCAAGCAGGCCCCGGACTACGAGGCCGTCGCCGACAAGCTCCTCATGACCGACCTGTACCGCGAGGTCGCGAAAGAAGCTGGCCTGAAACTCCCCACCGACGACATGGCGAAGATCAAGACCACCCTCGACGGCCTGACCTTCGACCCCAAGCGTCCCGCCGACTTCGTCCGGGCCCACCCCATCCCGGTCTGA
- the cynS gene encoding cyanase gives MTTTTVPTPTRPELLAQLAAARHERRLTLAELAAQTGTDRVWLAAALDGQHPMPLALAQTLLRTLGLDPAHAPALTGVPMRGAFQTLPPTDPTLYRLYEVLQVYGPALKTLIHEEFGDGIMSAINFRLELHREPHPDGDRVVITMAGKYLPYHWASPEP, from the coding sequence ATGACGACCACGACTGTCCCCACGCCCACCCGCCCCGAACTCCTCGCGCAGCTCGCCGCGGCCCGCCACGAGCGCCGCCTGACCCTGGCCGAACTGGCCGCCCAGACCGGCACGGATCGCGTGTGGCTGGCCGCCGCGCTGGACGGCCAGCACCCCATGCCGCTGGCGCTGGCGCAGACGCTGCTGCGCACGCTGGGCCTCGACCCGGCGCACGCGCCCGCCCTGACCGGCGTGCCCATGCGCGGCGCGTTCCAGACGCTGCCGCCCACCGACCCCACCCTCTACCGCCTGTACGAGGTGCTGCAGGTGTACGGCCCCGCCCTGAAGACCCTGATCCACGAGGAATTCGGCGACGGGATCATGAGCGCCATCAACTTCCGGCTGGAACTGCACCGCGAACCCCACCCGGACGGCGACCGCGTCGTGATCACCATGGCCGGCAAGTACCTCCCGTACCACTGGGCGTCCCCCGAGCCCTGA
- a CDS encoding ABC transporter ATP-binding protein yields MSEAHTLPQKASAIASPLTPALGIQGVHRRYGSFVALEDVNLDIWPGEFVSIIGHSGCGKSTLLNLIAGLDHPTDGQVQILGRTITGPGPDRSMVFQNYSLLPWLSVRQNVTEALKAARPDLGGAERETTTDHALKTVGLWPHQHKRPSALSGGQRQRVAIARAFAVHPRVLLLDEPFGALDAITKGKLQDELLGLWSAEGEGGISNVVMVTHDIDEAIYLSDRIVVMSNGPRAHIHEVLKVDLPRPRDRAALVKSDTYQELKAHMLHLLGTVLATHH; encoded by the coding sequence ATGTCTGAGGCCCACACCCTGCCGCAGAAGGCCTCCGCCATCGCGTCGCCCCTGACCCCGGCGCTGGGCATCCAGGGCGTGCACCGCCGCTACGGCAGCTTCGTGGCGCTGGAGGACGTGAACCTGGACATCTGGCCCGGCGAGTTCGTGAGCATCATCGGGCACTCCGGGTGCGGCAAGAGCACCCTGCTGAACCTCATCGCCGGCCTCGACCACCCCACGGACGGCCAGGTGCAGATTCTGGGACGCACCATCACCGGCCCCGGCCCCGACCGCTCCATGGTCTTCCAGAACTACTCGCTGCTGCCGTGGCTGAGCGTCCGCCAGAACGTCACCGAGGCCCTCAAGGCCGCCCGGCCCGACCTGGGCGGCGCGGAGCGCGAGACGACCACCGATCATGCCCTGAAGACCGTGGGCCTGTGGCCCCACCAGCACAAGCGCCCCAGCGCCCTCAGCGGCGGGCAGCGCCAGCGCGTCGCCATCGCCCGCGCGTTCGCCGTGCACCCGCGCGTGCTGCTGCTCGACGAGCCCTTCGGCGCGCTCGACGCGATCACCAAGGGCAAGCTGCAGGACGAACTGCTGGGCCTGTGGAGCGCCGAGGGCGAGGGCGGCATCAGCAACGTCGTCATGGTCACGCACGACATCGACGAGGCCATCTACCTCAGCGACCGGATCGTCGTGATGAGCAACGGCCCGCGCGCCCACATCCACGAGGTGCTGAAGGTCGACCTGCCCCGCCCCCGCGACCGCGCCGCGCTGGTCAAGAGCGACACGTACCAGGAGCTCAAGGCCCACATGCTGCACCTGCTCGGCACCGTTCTCGCCACCCACCACTGA
- a CDS encoding alpha/beta fold hydrolase, translated as MDIGGTRIHVEEHGHGRPLLMLHGLGSNIESMRPDIAALSPLRRVVALDSRGHGRSERPAAYTLDDHVDDVLAVMDALELQTADVMGTSMGSYVAQGVATRAPERVSKLVLVVPKASGTTSSVARLIGEHAAELEGRSSDEILAFIGDLMFAPTSGPGIRAQREQAVQRDLALGLTQTPEQFQAASRALEGFDYRPDLPRVTADTLVVSGRHDPLNPPHEGEVIAGLIPRARFVVLEGSGHLPSLEQPEELHAVIRGFLEGE; from the coding sequence ATGGACATCGGCGGCACCCGCATCCACGTCGAGGAACACGGCCACGGCCGCCCCCTGCTCATGCTGCACGGCCTCGGCTCGAACATCGAGAGCATGCGGCCCGACATCGCCGCCCTGAGCCCCCTGCGCCGCGTCGTCGCCCTCGACAGCCGCGGCCACGGGCGCTCCGAACGCCCCGCCGCGTACACCCTGGACGACCATGTGGACGACGTCCTGGCCGTCATGGACGCCCTGGAGCTCCAGACCGCCGACGTCATGGGCACCTCCATGGGCAGCTACGTCGCGCAGGGCGTCGCCACCCGCGCGCCGGAGCGCGTGTCAAAGCTGGTGCTCGTCGTGCCCAAGGCCAGCGGCACCACATCCAGCGTCGCGCGCCTCATCGGCGAGCACGCCGCCGAGCTGGAGGGCAGGAGCAGCGACGAAATCCTCGCCTTCATCGGCGACCTGATGTTCGCCCCCACCAGCGGCCCCGGCATCCGCGCCCAGCGGGAACAGGCCGTGCAGCGCGACCTCGCCCTGGGCCTCACCCAGACGCCCGAACAGTTCCAGGCCGCCAGCCGCGCCCTGGAAGGCTTCGACTACCGCCCCGACCTGCCGCGCGTCACCGCCGACACCCTCGTCGTCAGCGGACGGCACGACCCCCTGAACCCGCCGCACGAGGGTGAGGTCATCGCGGGACTCATCCCGCGCGCCCGGTTCGTCGTGCTGGAGGGCAGCGGGCACCTGCCCTCGCTGGAGCAGCCGGAAGAGCTGCACGCGGTGATCCGGGGGTTTCTGGAAGGGGAATGA
- a CDS encoding molybdopterin oxidoreductase family protein: MTAPTTTDARIVRTTCPYCAVQCTFDLHIERGLPVRAAPTKDCPVAHGTVCKKGLAALNDLRHPERLTTPLLRKNGELVPVDWAEALAYVRDALTPLLATRPDAVGVFGSGSLTNEKTYLLGKFARVALKTANIDYNGRYCMSSASAALNRTVGYDRGLGFPLADMGESDLILLVGANIAETLPPIMQYLKAAKDRGGIIYAIDPRATTTAKVAGQHLAPRVGTDGVLALGVLHLMKLWGKIRPTAPAHGMPAVLAQADDYPPARVAHECGLPEADVLTLARRYADAAKPLILTGRGAEQHAHGTDTVQAWLNLAYLTGHFGKPGGGYGTLTGQGNGQGGREHGQKNDQLPGARSLKDPRHRAEMAAFWDVPEADLPRPGHSAQNLLNACGREIEALIVLGSNPVVSAAGAGQVTENLRALKHLIVIDFLPSETAQLATLVLPGSMWCEEEGTTTNLEGRVQRRRRAITAPGAAREDWRILCDLAHAVGRPHGFTYATFRDLQDEFFRATRGGKADYSGLSAERLDRATAQWPVRSADGPDTPYAYAPTYPTGDGLATLHAPTFPLPTPPRQLTLTTGRLGNQYQSGTQTRRNAALKAENTAQIHPDTARDHGLRPGDHVTLRTVHGVTTLPVSISPAIRPDTVFLPFHWPDTANLLTDPYTLDPHSNMPAFKGTPVTLLPAHSVAGTPIRPEVALA, translated from the coding sequence ATGACCGCGCCCACCACCACCGACGCGCGCATCGTCCGCACCACCTGCCCGTACTGCGCGGTGCAGTGCACCTTCGACCTACACATCGAACGCGGCCTGCCCGTCAGGGCTGCCCCCACCAAGGACTGCCCCGTCGCGCACGGCACCGTGTGTAAGAAGGGCCTCGCCGCCCTGAACGACCTGCGCCACCCGGAGCGCCTGACGACTCCGCTGCTGCGCAAGAATGGAGAACTCGTCCCGGTGGACTGGGCCGAGGCGCTGGCCTATGTCCGGGATGCCCTGACCCCGCTGCTGGCTACACGCCCCGACGCGGTCGGCGTGTTCGGCAGCGGCAGCCTGACCAACGAGAAGACGTACCTGCTCGGCAAGTTCGCCCGCGTGGCGCTGAAGACCGCGAACATCGACTACAACGGCCGCTACTGCATGTCCAGCGCGTCGGCGGCCCTGAACCGCACCGTGGGCTACGACCGCGGCCTGGGCTTCCCGCTGGCCGACATGGGAGAAAGCGACCTGATCCTGCTCGTCGGCGCGAACATCGCCGAGACGCTGCCGCCGATCATGCAGTACCTCAAGGCCGCCAAAGACCGCGGCGGGATCATCTACGCCATCGACCCGCGCGCCACGACCACCGCCAAGGTCGCCGGACAGCACCTCGCGCCCCGCGTGGGCACCGACGGCGTGCTCGCGCTGGGCGTGCTGCACCTCATGAAGCTGTGGGGGAAGATCCGCCCGACCGCGCCCGCGCACGGCATGCCCGCCGTGCTCGCCCAGGCCGACGACTACCCCCCCGCCCGCGTGGCCCACGAGTGCGGCCTGCCCGAGGCGGACGTGCTGACCCTGGCCCGCCGCTACGCCGACGCCGCGAAACCCCTGATCCTCACGGGGCGCGGCGCGGAGCAGCACGCCCACGGCACCGACACCGTCCAGGCCTGGCTGAACCTCGCCTACCTGACCGGGCACTTCGGCAAGCCCGGCGGTGGCTACGGCACCCTGACCGGCCAGGGCAACGGCCAGGGCGGCCGCGAGCACGGCCAGAAGAACGACCAGCTGCCCGGCGCGCGCTCCCTGAAAGACCCCCGCCACCGCGCAGAGATGGCCGCGTTCTGGGACGTGCCGGAGGCCGACCTGCCCCGCCCCGGCCACTCCGCGCAGAACCTCCTGAACGCCTGCGGCCGCGAGATCGAGGCGCTGATCGTGCTGGGCTCCAACCCGGTCGTGAGCGCCGCCGGGGCCGGACAGGTCACGGAGAACCTCCGGGCCCTGAAGCACCTGATCGTGATCGACTTCCTGCCCAGCGAGACCGCGCAGCTCGCCACGCTGGTGCTGCCCGGCAGCATGTGGTGCGAGGAGGAGGGCACGACCACCAACCTCGAGGGCCGCGTGCAGCGCCGCCGCCGGGCCATCACCGCGCCCGGCGCGGCCCGCGAGGACTGGCGCATCCTGTGCGACCTCGCCCACGCCGTCGGCCGCCCGCACGGCTTCACGTACGCCACCTTCCGCGACCTGCAGGACGAGTTCTTCCGCGCCACCAGGGGCGGCAAGGCCGACTACTCCGGCCTGAGCGCCGAACGCCTCGACCGCGCCACCGCGCAGTGGCCGGTGCGCAGCGCCGACGGCCCCGACACGCCGTACGCCTACGCGCCCACGTACCCGACCGGCGACGGCCTCGCCACGCTGCACGCGCCGACCTTCCCGCTCCCCACCCCGCCAAGGCAGCTCACCCTGACCACCGGGCGGCTCGGGAACCAGTACCAGAGCGGCACGCAGACCCGCCGCAACGCCGCCCTGAAGGCCGAGAACACGGCGCAGATCCACCCGGACACCGCCCGCGACCACGGCCTGCGCCCCGGCGACCACGTGACCCTGCGCACCGTGCACGGCGTGACCACCCTGCCCGTGTCGATCAGTCCCGCCATCCGGCCCGACACGGTGTTCCTGCCGTTCCACTGGCCGGACACCGCGAACCTGCTCACCGACCCCTACACCCTCGACCCGCACTCGAACATGCCCGCCTTCAAGGGCACGCCCGTGACGCTGCTGCCCGCCCACTCGGTGGCCGGCACGCCCATCCGCCCGGAGGTGGCCCTCGCATGA